One region of Cottoperca gobio chromosome 19, fCotGob3.1, whole genome shotgun sequence genomic DNA includes:
- the LOC115024348 gene encoding LOW QUALITY PROTEIN: rho GTPase-activating protein 23-like (The sequence of the model RefSeq protein was modified relative to this genomic sequence to represent the inferred CDS: deleted 1 base in 1 codon), translating into MNGVTFCLVGIPPHSDTEAKGRRDGMVSSNENRRRPLSSGEVEGVSWQGLRTIFVPKNSQGFGFTLRHFIVYPPESPLHSLKDEENGNAIGKAGCPRSRLEPMDTIFVKSVKDNGPAQQAGLCTGDRLVKVNGESILGRTYSQVITLIQNSENILELSIMPKDEDVLQLVSAYSQDAYLKGNEPYSGEAQNLPVPPPLCYPSTMPSSTAPQPGHSLQSPLDNWQCRPGPAASPLDNRPPAASTPTSGWPGGPEDSSGHFAPSGRHRGRSSSAISALDFHFANHNAAIASATLPAPRKSRLPASARSHADSLCHQALSDWYYSQAEAAENMSPRHRSISQDCLAELGLGLALGPGPSSAATTSAEQRRRETLLCHHQAAAASHDSYWLGGFGGVSGPGSRSCSESLLAAYAEYEHNYGRSVETLAQASALVSPSNELSAHGSQMAKFREQKEQKVSAGQQHKSPVISPITASSTVPPNDRQSGHQVAEPQTRRVKEEELVGYKSYSPSFSCKAGHLLQQAHSFREPSYSGPHLNWSPADCEVGMVPRPQSTPALSASQEERTLGENSELISPISLNQEVVLRQKPPSGRRTPVQAARHPHYATPADSPEPPGLEPPRGTPSPVSGGPGPNRRANGSLAQHAYNSLSSIPFIDDPSSPSIDLQACYVPACSVVSSSTMATLSVSPTLSSISPFVRLRSQDFRSIKSRRSSYLLAITTERSKSCDEGLNTFREEGRVFSKLPKRVKSFFTDGSLESLRAQEEARSKRHSTSELGTITFSDVRTEGWLHYKQILTEKGKKVGGGMRPWKRVFSVLRSHSLFLYKDKREAVLHGAGAGPGQDEHPPISIRGCLIDIAYSETKRKNTLRLTTQDFCEYLLQAEDRDDMLAWIRVIRENSKTDNEEIGFSRQALINKKLNDYRKHSLTGSKPDSSPRAHRMMPPFLLAKTDNSSVNRASRTDDNKALWGINIMKKAKKTCSPKAFGVRLEDCQPAVNNKFVPLIVEMCCAVVEETGLDYTGIYRVPGNNAMVSNLQEHLNKGMDINTAEERWQDLNVISSLLKSFLRKLPEPLFTDDKYNDFIDANRIEGAEDRLKTMKKLIRDLPDYYYHTLKFLVGHLKKVADHSDKNKMEPRNLALVFGPTLVRTSEDNMTDMVIHMPDRYKIVETLILHHDWFFTNGELDEEEKAPEDKRDMQPVPNIDHLLSNIGRQGMPGEASDSTTSDSLKSKLSSLSKKDLNAMDFLPKSIITAVTRKRKKSLGTHQQGGIADEDSEHEPVKTSNYGGGEGGGGEDEEERREEEAVKGEHAIPKKEKRVEEERVVKAIETTEGKDSLAGEEESKKDVGNRTGKGSKHFEKESRRRSTLPGNAQQLRPNSFVCSHHQTTYPKPPTESNPPSHLRHHNLARGHPTVPFWICPTRLPNLYQGSSFYGSQQPDWNQSAPVRYRKTRGGRTRAISMNLDLELGRSEDRVRGWRAERVDVIRVIEGTPGPHGCVGVPQGLIVGPGSIQQIDPLPLLAQEPPPLSSSSGSHTVVLRRSALDPRDKARAWRRHTVVV; encoded by the exons GCTAAAGGACGGAGAGATGGCATGGTGTCGTCCAATGAGAACAGGCGCCGGCCATTGTCGTCGGGTGAGGTGGAGGGCGTGTCATGGCAGGGCCTACGGACCATTTTTGTCCCGAAGAACTCACAGGGATTTGGCTTCACTCTGCGCCACTTCATCGTCTACCCACCAGAGTCCCCCCTCCACAGCCTCAAG GATGAAGAGAACGGAAATGCAATTGGAAAAG caGGTTGTCCGCGCTCTCGTTTGGAGCCAATGGACACCATCTTTGTGAAGAGTGTCAAAGACAATGGCCCCGCACAACAAGCTGGACTGTGTACAG GGGACAGGCTGGTGAAGGTGAATGGGGAGAGCATTCTGGGGAGAACCTACTCTCAGGTGATCACACTCATCCAAAACAG TGAAAACATTCTGGAGCTCTCTATCATGCCCAAAGACGAGGATGTGTTGCAGTTGGTAAGT GCGTACTCCCAGGATGCTTACCTGAAAGGCAATGAGCCATATTCAGGTGAGGCTCAGAACCTCCCTGTGCCGCCACCTCTCTGTTACCCTTCCACTATGCCCAGCTCCACTGCCCCGCAGCCTGGCCACAGCCTGCAAAGTCCCTTAGACAACTGGCAGTGCCGCCCCGGCCCCGCCGCATCTCCACTGGACAACCGCCCCCCTGCTGCTTCTACCCCCACCTCCGGCTGGCCCGGGGGTCCTGAAGATTCCAGTGGCCACTTTGCTCCGTCTGGGCGGCACCGAGGCCGCTCCTCTTCGGCCATCAGTGCGCTTGACTTTCACTTTGCTAACCATAATGCTGCCATCGCCTCTGCTACTCTGCCTGCGCCACGGAAAAGCAGACTGCCGGCCTCTGCCCGCTCTCACGCCGATTCTCTGTGCCACCAGGCTCTGTCGGACTGGTACTACAGCCAGGCTGAGGCTGCGGAGAACATGTCCCCCCGCCACCGCAGTATATCTCAAGACTGTTTAGCGGAGCTGGGGCTTGGGTTGGCCCTCGGCCCTGGACCGTCATCTGCTGCCACAACCTCTGCGGAGCAGCGCAGAAGAGAAACCCTCCTTTGCCACCACCAGGCAGCTGCTGCTTCCCATGATTCCTACTGGCTCGGGGGCTTCGGGGGTGTATCAGGACCAGGAAGCAGGTCATGCTCAGAGAGCCTCCTAGCAGCATATGCCGAGTACGAGCATAACTATGGGCGCTCTGTGGAAACACTGGCACAAGCCTCTGCACTGGTATCACCAAGCAATGAACTCTCTGCACACGGCTCCCAAATGGCAAAATTCAGAGAGCAGAAAGAGCAAAAAGTCTCAGCAGGGCAACAACACAAATCCCCAGTGATATCCCCCATCACAGCCTCCTCCACAGTGCCTCCCAATGACAGGCAGTCTGGTCATCAGGTAGCTGAACCCCAAACAAGGCGCGTTAAAGAGGAAGAGCTGGTAGGCTACAAAAGCTACAGCCCTTCTTTCTCCTGCAAAGCTGGCCATCTCCTCCAGCAGGCCCACTCCTTCAGAGAGCCAAGTTACAGCGGCCCCCACCTCAACTGGAGCCCTGCAGACTGTGAGGTGGGGATGGTACCCAGGCCCCAGTCTACCCCCGCCCTGTCTGCATCACAGGAGGAGAGAACCCTGGGGGAGAACAGTGAGCTCATCTCCCCCATCTCCCTGAACCAAGAGGTTGTGTTGAGGCAGAAGCCGCCCTCTGGCCGCCGAACCCCTGTCCAGGCCGCCCGACACCCCCACTACGCCACACCTGCGGATTCACCCGAGCCCCCTGGTTTGGAACCTCCACGAGGGAccccctctcctgtctctggGGGGCCCGGCCCCAACCGCAGAGCGAATGGTAGCCTGGCACAGCATGCATACAACTCCCTGTCTTCTATTCCCTTCATAG ATGACCCCAGCAGTCCTAGTATTGACCTACAGGCCTGCTATGTACCAGCCTGCTCTGTTGTGTCCAGTTCCACTATGGccaccctctctgtctcccccaccctctcctccatctccccctTTGTCCGACTTCGTTCTCAGGACTTCA gAAGTATTAAAAGTCGCCGCTCCTCTTACCTGCTGGCCATCACCACCGAGAGATCCAAGTCCTGTGACGAGGGTCTCAACACCTTCAGGGAAGAAGGCCGTGTCTTCTC TAAACTACCAAAAAGGGTCAAGAGCTTTTTCACTGATGGG TCTCTGGAGAGCCTGCGAGCCCAGGAGGAGGCCCGGTCCAAACGCCACTCCACCTCTGAACTGGGAACCATCACATTTAGTGATGTTCGCACAGAGGGCTGGCTGCACTACAAACAGATCCTCACAGAGAAGGGAAAG AAAGTAGGTGGGGGCATGCGACCATGGAAGCGCGTCTTCTCCGTGCTGCGCTCCCATTCGCTCTTCCTCTACAAGGATAAGCGAGAGGCCGTCCTGCATGGGGCGGGGGCAGGGCCCGGCCAGGACGAACATCCTCCAATCAGCATCCGCGGCTGCCTGATCGACATCGCCTACAGTGAAACCAAGCGAAAGAACACCCTGAGGCTGACCACGCAGGACTTCTGCGAGTACCTGCTGCAGGCCGAGGACAGGGACGACATGTTGGCCTGGATCAGGGTCATCAGGGAGAACAGCAAGACGGACAACGAG GAGATCGGTTTCTCAAGACAAGCGCTCATCAACAAGAAGCTGAATGACTACAGAAAACACAG TTTGACAGGTAGTAAGCCTGACTCCTCTCCCAGAGCCCATCGTATGATGCCTCCCTTCCTCCTGGCTAAGACTGACAACAGCTCAGTGAACCGAGCCTCCAGAACTG atgacAACAAGGCGCTGTGGGGCATCAACATCATGAAGAAGGCCAAGAAGACATGCAGTCCGAAGGCTTTTGGTGTGCGACTGGAGGACTGTCAGCCTGCTGTCAACAATAAA tTTGTCCCTCTTATTGTGGAGATGTGCTGTGCTGTGGTGGAGGAGACGGGTTTGGATTACACCGGTATCTACCGGGTGCCGGGGAACAATGCCATGGTGTCCAACCTGCAGGAGCATCTCAACAAGGGCATGGACATCAACACTGCTGAGGAG AGATGGCAAGACCTGAACGTAATCAGCAGCCTGCTCAAATCGTTCTTACGAAAACTGCCTGAGCCGCTTTTTACTGATG ACAAATACAACGACTTCATTGATGCCAACCGTATAGAAGGCGCAGAGGACAGACTGAAGACCATGAAGAAACTA ATCCGTGACCTCccagattattattatcacaccCTTAAATTCCTGGTGGGCCACCTCAAGAAGGTGGCAGATCACTCTGACAAGAACAAG ATGGAGCCGAGAAACCTGGCTCTGGTGTTTGGTCCTACTCTGGTGAGGACGTCGGAGGACAATATGACCGACATGGTCATCCACATGCCTGACCGCTACAAAATAGTGGAGACACTAATCCTACAT CATGACTGGTTCTTCACTAATGGAGAGCTTGATGAAGAAGAGAAG GCCCCAGAGGACAAGCGGGACATGCAACCTGTGCCCAACATTGATCATCTGCTGTCCAACATCGGCAGGCAGGGCATGCCAGGAGAGGCCTCAG ATTCCACCACCAGCGATTCACTTAAGTCAAAG CTTTCTTCGCTCTCCAAGAAAGACCTGAATGCCATGGACTTCCTGCCCAAGTCCATCATCACTGCTGTGACCCGCAAACGTAAAAAAAGCCTCGGTACCCACCAGCAGGGCGGCATTGCTGACGAGGACTCCGAGCATGAGCCAGTCAAAACCAGCAACTacgggggaggggag ggggggggaggggaggatgaagaggagagaagagaggaagaggcagtCAAAGGAGAACATGCCAtccctaaaaaagaaaaaagggttgAAGAGGAAAGAGTGGTGAAAGCTATAGAGACTACTGAGGGAAAAGATTCATTGGCTGGAGAGGAAGAGTCTAAAAAAGATGTTGGGAACAGAACAGGTAAAGgttcaaaacattttgaaaaggaGAGCAGGCGGAGATCAACCTTGCCGGGAAATGCACAGCAACTTCGTCCAAACAGTTTTGTCTGCTCACATCACCAGACCACATACCCAAAACCCCCAACAGAGTCTAATCCTCCTTCCCATTTGAGGCATCACAATCTGGCCCGAGGACACCCCACAGTACCTTTCTGGATCTGCCCCACCAGGCTTCCCAACCTCTACCAGGGTTCCAGCTTTTACGGGTCCCAGCAGCCAGACTGGAACCAGTCAGCGCCAGTCCGCTACAGGAAGACAAGAGGTGGGAGGACAAGGGCTATTTCCATGAATCTGGACCTGGAGCTGGGCAGGAGTGAAGACAGAgtcagaggatggagagcagagagggtgGATGTGATCCGAGT